Proteins encoded within one genomic window of Lynx canadensis isolate LIC74 chromosome B2, mLynCan4.pri.v2, whole genome shotgun sequence:
- the CUTA gene encoding protein CutA isoform X2, with the protein MSWGRASAILFGAGAALLLSLLWMPALLPVASRLLLLPRALLTMASGSPPSQPSPASSSGYVPGSVSAAFVTCPNERVAKEIARAVVEKRLAACVNLIPQITSIYEWKGELEEDNEVLMMIKTRSSLVPALTDYVRSVHPYEVAEVIALPVEQGNSPYLHWVHQVTESVADSSTVLP; encoded by the exons GCCGCTCTGCTTCTGTCGCTTCTTTGGATGCCGGCGCTGCTGCCTGTGGCCTCTCGCCTTCTCTTGCTACCCCGAGCTCTGCTGACCATGGCTTCCGGAAGCCCTCCGTCCCAGCCCTCGCCGGCCTCGAGCTCAGGCTATGTTCCCGGCTCAGTCTCTGCAGCCTTTGTCACCTGCCCCAACGAGAGGGTCGCCAAGGAGATCGCCAG GGCTGTGGTGGAGAAGCGCCTGGCAGCCTGCGTTAACCTCATCCCTCAGATTACATCCAT CTATGAATGGAAAGGAGAGCTTGAGGAGGACAATGAAGTGCTGATG ATGATTAAAACCCGAAGTTCCTTGGTTCCAGCTTTGACAGATTATGTTCG TTCTGTGCACCCTTACGAAGTGGCCGAGGTGATCGCATTGCCTGTGGAGCAGGGGAACTCCCCATACTTGCATTGGGTGCACCAGGTTACAGAGTCAGTTGCAGACTCCAGCACAGTCCTACCATGA
- the PHF1 gene encoding PHD finger protein 1 isoform X2: MAQPPRLSRSGAPPLWDPASPAPTSGPRPRLWEGQDVLARWTDGLLYLGTIKKVDSAREVCLVQFEDDSQFLVLWKDISPAALPGEELLCCVCRSETVVPGNRLVSCEKCRHAYHQDCHVPRAPAPGEGEGPSWVCRQCVFAIATKRGGALKKGPYARAMLGMKLSLPYGLKGLDWDAGHLSNRQQSYCYCGGPGEWNLKMLQCRSCLQWFHEACTQCLSKPLLYGDRFYEFECCVCRGGPEKVRRLQLRWVDVAHLVLYHLSVCCKKKYFDFDREILPFTSENWDSLLLGELSDTPKGERSSKLLSALNSHKDRFISGREIKKRKCLFGLHARIPPPVEPLTGDGAPTSFPSGQGPGGGVSRPLGKRRRPEPEPLRRRQKGKMEELGPPSAVRNQPEPQEQRERARLQRALQASVSPPTPSPNQSYQGSSGYNFRPTDARCLPRSPLELHIGFPTDIPKSAPHSMTASSSSVPAPSPGLPRRSAPASPLCRSLSPGTGGGVRGGVGYLSRGDPVRVLARRVRPDGSVQYLVEWGGGGIF, encoded by the exons ATGGCACAGCCCCCCCGGCTGAGCCGCTCTGGTGCCCCCCCACTTTGGGACCcagcctcccctgctcccacttcAGGCCCCAGGCCTCGACTTTGGGAGGGTCAAGATGTTTTGGCCAGATGGACGGATGGGCTGCTATACTTGGGGACCATCAAGAAG GTGGACAGTGCTCGGGAGGTGTGTCTGGTCCAGTTTGAGGACGATTCCCAGTTTCTGGTTCTATGGAAAGACATTAGCCCCG CTGCCCTCCCTGGGGAGGAACTCCTCTGCTGTGTCTGTCGCTCTGAGACTGTGGTCCCTGGGAACCGGCTGGTCAGCTGTGAGAAGTGTCGCCACG CTTATCACCAGGACTGCCACGTTCCCAGAGCTCCAGCccctggagagggagagggcccATCCTGGGTCTGCCGCCAGTGTGTCTTCGCCATCGCCACCAAG AGGGGGGGTGCACTGAAGAAGGGCCCTTACGCCCGggccatgctgggcatgaagctgTCACTGCCATATGGACTGAAGGGGCTCGACTGGGACGCTGGACATCTGAGCAACCGGCAGCAGAGCTACTGTTACTGTGGTGGTCCTGGGGA GTGGAACCTGAAAATGCTGCAGTGCCGGAGCTGCCTGCAGTGGTTCCATGAAGCCTGCACCCAGTGTCTGAGCAAGCCCCTCCTCTATGGGGACAG GTTCTATGAGTTTGAATgctgtgtgtgtcgggggggccCTGAGAAGGTCAGGAGGCTACAGCTTCGCTG GGTGGATGTGGCCCATCTTGTCCTCTATCACCTCAGCGTTTGCTGtaagaaaaaatactttgattTTGACCGTGAGATCCTCCCATTCACCTCTGAGAATTGGGACAGTTTGCTCCTCGGGGAG ctctcagATACCCCCAAGGGAGAACGTTCTTCCAAACTCCTCTCTGCTCTCAACAGCCACAAGGACCG TTTCATTTCAGGGAGGGAGATTAAGAAGAGGAAATGTTTGTTTGGTCTTCATGCTCGGATCCCTCCCCCTGTAGAGCCCCTTACTGGAGATGGAGCCCCCACCAG CTTCCCTTcagggcagggccctgggggaggggtcTCACGTCCCCTGGGGAAGCGCCGGAGGCCGGAGCCAGAGCCcctgaggaggaggcagaaggggaaAATGGAGGAGCTGGGGCCACCCTCAGCAGTGCGCAATCAGCCCGAGCCCCAGGAGCAAAGGGAGCGGGCTCGTCTGCAGAGGGCACTGCAG GCCTCAGTGTCTCCACCAACCCCCAGCCCTAACCAGAGTTACCAGGGCAGCAGCGGCTACAACTTCCGGCCCACAGACGCCCGCTGCCTGCCCAG GTCACCCCTGGAACTTCACATTGGTTTCCCCACAGACATCCCTAAAAGTGCCCCCCACTCGATGACTGCCTCATCTTCCTCagtcccagccccctccccaggtctTCCTAGACGCTCAGCACCCGCTTCTCCCCTGTGCCGTAGTTTGTCTCCTGGGACTGGGGGAGGAGTCCGAGGTGGGGTTGGCTACCTGTCCCGAGGGGACCCTGTCCGGGTCCTTGCTCGGAGAGTACGGCCTGATGGTTCTGTGCAGTACCTGGttgagtggggaggtgggggcatcTTCTGA
- the CUTA gene encoding protein CutA isoform X3, whose amino-acid sequence MPALLPVASRLLLLPRALLTMASGSPPSQPSPASSSGYVPGSVSAAFVTCPNERVAKEIARAVVEKRLAACVNLIPQITSIYEWKGELEEDNEVLMMIKTRSSLVPALTDYVRSVHPYEVAEVIALPVEQGNSPYLHWVHQVTESVADSSTVLP is encoded by the exons ATGCCGGCGCTGCTGCCTGTGGCCTCTCGCCTTCTCTTGCTACCCCGAGCTCTGCTGACCATGGCTTCCGGAAGCCCTCCGTCCCAGCCCTCGCCGGCCTCGAGCTCAGGCTATGTTCCCGGCTCAGTCTCTGCAGCCTTTGTCACCTGCCCCAACGAGAGGGTCGCCAAGGAGATCGCCAG GGCTGTGGTGGAGAAGCGCCTGGCAGCCTGCGTTAACCTCATCCCTCAGATTACATCCAT CTATGAATGGAAAGGAGAGCTTGAGGAGGACAATGAAGTGCTGATG ATGATTAAAACCCGAAGTTCCTTGGTTCCAGCTTTGACAGATTATGTTCG TTCTGTGCACCCTTACGAAGTGGCCGAGGTGATCGCATTGCCTGTGGAGCAGGGGAACTCCCCATACTTGCATTGGGTGCACCAGGTTACAGAGTCAGTTGCAGACTCCAGCACAGTCCTACCATGA
- the PHF1 gene encoding PHD finger protein 1 isoform X1, translated as MAQPPRLSRSGAPPLWDPASPAPTSGPRPRLWEGQDVLARWTDGLLYLGTIKKVDSAREVCLVQFEDDSQFLVLWKDISPAALPGEELLCCVCRSETVVPGNRLVSCEKCRHAYHQDCHVPRAPAPGEGEGPSWVCRQCVFAIATKRGGALKKGPYARAMLGMKLSLPYGLKGLDWDAGHLSNRQQSYCYCGGPGEWNLKMLQCRSCLQWFHEACTQCLSKPLLYGDRFYEFECCVCRGGPEKVRRLQLRWVDVAHLVLYHLSVCCKKKYFDFDREILPFTSENWDSLLLGELSDTPKGERSSKLLSALNSHKDRFISGREIKKRKCLFGLHARIPPPVEPLTGDGAPTSFPSGQGPGGGVSRPLGKRRRPEPEPLRRRQKGKMEELGPPSAVRNQPEPQEQRERARLQRALQASVSPPTPSPNQSYQGSSGYNFRPTDARCLPSPIRMFASFHPSASTAGTSGDGEPPDRSPLELHIGFPTDIPKSAPHSMTASSSSVPAPSPGLPRRSAPASPLCRSLSPGTGGGVRGGVGYLSRGDPVRVLARRVRPDGSVQYLVEWGGGGIF; from the exons ATGGCACAGCCCCCCCGGCTGAGCCGCTCTGGTGCCCCCCCACTTTGGGACCcagcctcccctgctcccacttcAGGCCCCAGGCCTCGACTTTGGGAGGGTCAAGATGTTTTGGCCAGATGGACGGATGGGCTGCTATACTTGGGGACCATCAAGAAG GTGGACAGTGCTCGGGAGGTGTGTCTGGTCCAGTTTGAGGACGATTCCCAGTTTCTGGTTCTATGGAAAGACATTAGCCCCG CTGCCCTCCCTGGGGAGGAACTCCTCTGCTGTGTCTGTCGCTCTGAGACTGTGGTCCCTGGGAACCGGCTGGTCAGCTGTGAGAAGTGTCGCCACG CTTATCACCAGGACTGCCACGTTCCCAGAGCTCCAGCccctggagagggagagggcccATCCTGGGTCTGCCGCCAGTGTGTCTTCGCCATCGCCACCAAG AGGGGGGGTGCACTGAAGAAGGGCCCTTACGCCCGggccatgctgggcatgaagctgTCACTGCCATATGGACTGAAGGGGCTCGACTGGGACGCTGGACATCTGAGCAACCGGCAGCAGAGCTACTGTTACTGTGGTGGTCCTGGGGA GTGGAACCTGAAAATGCTGCAGTGCCGGAGCTGCCTGCAGTGGTTCCATGAAGCCTGCACCCAGTGTCTGAGCAAGCCCCTCCTCTATGGGGACAG GTTCTATGAGTTTGAATgctgtgtgtgtcgggggggccCTGAGAAGGTCAGGAGGCTACAGCTTCGCTG GGTGGATGTGGCCCATCTTGTCCTCTATCACCTCAGCGTTTGCTGtaagaaaaaatactttgattTTGACCGTGAGATCCTCCCATTCACCTCTGAGAATTGGGACAGTTTGCTCCTCGGGGAG ctctcagATACCCCCAAGGGAGAACGTTCTTCCAAACTCCTCTCTGCTCTCAACAGCCACAAGGACCG TTTCATTTCAGGGAGGGAGATTAAGAAGAGGAAATGTTTGTTTGGTCTTCATGCTCGGATCCCTCCCCCTGTAGAGCCCCTTACTGGAGATGGAGCCCCCACCAG CTTCCCTTcagggcagggccctgggggaggggtcTCACGTCCCCTGGGGAAGCGCCGGAGGCCGGAGCCAGAGCCcctgaggaggaggcagaaggggaaAATGGAGGAGCTGGGGCCACCCTCAGCAGTGCGCAATCAGCCCGAGCCCCAGGAGCAAAGGGAGCGGGCTCGTCTGCAGAGGGCACTGCAG GCCTCAGTGTCTCCACCAACCCCCAGCCCTAACCAGAGTTACCAGGGCAGCAGCGGCTACAACTTCCGGCCCACAGACGCCCGCTGCCTGCCCAG TCCCATCCGGATGTTCGCTTCCTTCCACCCCTCTGCCAGCACCGCAGGGACCTCTGGGGATGGTGAACCCCCAGACAG GTCACCCCTGGAACTTCACATTGGTTTCCCCACAGACATCCCTAAAAGTGCCCCCCACTCGATGACTGCCTCATCTTCCTCagtcccagccccctccccaggtctTCCTAGACGCTCAGCACCCGCTTCTCCCCTGTGCCGTAGTTTGTCTCCTGGGACTGGGGGAGGAGTCCGAGGTGGGGTTGGCTACCTGTCCCGAGGGGACCCTGTCCGGGTCCTTGCTCGGAGAGTACGGCCTGATGGTTCTGTGCAGTACCTGGttgagtggggaggtgggggcatcTTCTGA
- the PHF1 gene encoding PHD finger protein 1 isoform X4, producing the protein MAQPPRLSRSGAPPLWDPASPAPTSGPRPRLWEGQDVLARWTDGLLYLGTIKKVDSAREVCLVQFEDDSQFLVLWKDISPAALPGEELLCCVCRSETVVPGNRLVSCEKCRHAYHQDCHVPRAPAPGEGEGPSWVCRQCVFAIATKRGGALKKGPYARAMLGMKLSLPYGLKGLDWDAGHLSNRQQSYCYCGGPGEWNLKMLQCRSCLQWFHEACTQCLSKPLLYGDRFYEFECCVCRGGPEKVRRLQLRWVDVAHLVLYHLSVCCKKKYFDFDREILPFTSENWDSLLLGELSDTPKGERSSKLLSALNSHKDRFISGREIKKRKCLFGLHARIPPPVEPLTGDGAPTRPQCLHQPPALTRVTRAAAATTSGPQTPAACPAVPSGCSLPSTPLPAPQGPLGMVNPQTGHPWNFTLVSPQTSLKVPPTR; encoded by the exons ATGGCACAGCCCCCCCGGCTGAGCCGCTCTGGTGCCCCCCCACTTTGGGACCcagcctcccctgctcccacttcAGGCCCCAGGCCTCGACTTTGGGAGGGTCAAGATGTTTTGGCCAGATGGACGGATGGGCTGCTATACTTGGGGACCATCAAGAAG GTGGACAGTGCTCGGGAGGTGTGTCTGGTCCAGTTTGAGGACGATTCCCAGTTTCTGGTTCTATGGAAAGACATTAGCCCCG CTGCCCTCCCTGGGGAGGAACTCCTCTGCTGTGTCTGTCGCTCTGAGACTGTGGTCCCTGGGAACCGGCTGGTCAGCTGTGAGAAGTGTCGCCACG CTTATCACCAGGACTGCCACGTTCCCAGAGCTCCAGCccctggagagggagagggcccATCCTGGGTCTGCCGCCAGTGTGTCTTCGCCATCGCCACCAAG AGGGGGGGTGCACTGAAGAAGGGCCCTTACGCCCGggccatgctgggcatgaagctgTCACTGCCATATGGACTGAAGGGGCTCGACTGGGACGCTGGACATCTGAGCAACCGGCAGCAGAGCTACTGTTACTGTGGTGGTCCTGGGGA GTGGAACCTGAAAATGCTGCAGTGCCGGAGCTGCCTGCAGTGGTTCCATGAAGCCTGCACCCAGTGTCTGAGCAAGCCCCTCCTCTATGGGGACAG GTTCTATGAGTTTGAATgctgtgtgtgtcgggggggccCTGAGAAGGTCAGGAGGCTACAGCTTCGCTG GGTGGATGTGGCCCATCTTGTCCTCTATCACCTCAGCGTTTGCTGtaagaaaaaatactttgattTTGACCGTGAGATCCTCCCATTCACCTCTGAGAATTGGGACAGTTTGCTCCTCGGGGAG ctctcagATACCCCCAAGGGAGAACGTTCTTCCAAACTCCTCTCTGCTCTCAACAGCCACAAGGACCG TTTCATTTCAGGGAGGGAGATTAAGAAGAGGAAATGTTTGTTTGGTCTTCATGCTCGGATCCCTCCCCCTGTAGAGCCCCTTACTGGAGATGGAGCCCCCACCAG GCCTCAGTGTCTCCACCAACCCCCAGCCCTAACCAGAGTTACCAGGGCAGCAGCGGCTACAACTTCCGGCCCACAGACGCCCGCTGCCTGCCCAG cagTCCCATCCGGATGTTCGCTTCCTTCCACCCCTCTGCCAGCACCGCAGGGACCTCTGGGGATGGTGAACCCCCAGACAG GTCACCCCTGGAACTTCACATTGGTTTCCCCACAGACATCCCTAAAAGTGCCCCCCACTCGATGA
- the PHF1 gene encoding PHD finger protein 1 isoform X5 encodes MAQPPRLSRSGAPPLWDPASPAPTSGPRPRLWEGQDVLARWTDGLLYLGTIKKVDSAREVCLVQFEDDSQFLVLWKDISPAALPGEELLCCVCRSETVVPGNRLVSCEKCRHAYHQDCHVPRAPAPGEGEGPSWVCRQCVFAIATKRGGALKKGPYARAMLGMKLSLPYGLKGLDWDAGHLSNRQQSYCYCGGPGEWNLKMLQCRSCLQWFHEACTQCLSKPLLYGDRFYEFECCVCRGGPEKVRRLQLRWVDVAHLVLYHLSVCCKKKYFDFDREILPFTSENWDSLLLGELSDTPKGERSSKLLSALNSHKDRFISGREIKKRKCLFGLHARIPPPVEPLTGDGAPTRPQCLHQPPALTRVTRAAAATTSGPQTPAACPVPSGCSLPSTPLPAPQGPLGMVNPQTGHPWNFTLVSPQTSLKVPPTR; translated from the exons ATGGCACAGCCCCCCCGGCTGAGCCGCTCTGGTGCCCCCCCACTTTGGGACCcagcctcccctgctcccacttcAGGCCCCAGGCCTCGACTTTGGGAGGGTCAAGATGTTTTGGCCAGATGGACGGATGGGCTGCTATACTTGGGGACCATCAAGAAG GTGGACAGTGCTCGGGAGGTGTGTCTGGTCCAGTTTGAGGACGATTCCCAGTTTCTGGTTCTATGGAAAGACATTAGCCCCG CTGCCCTCCCTGGGGAGGAACTCCTCTGCTGTGTCTGTCGCTCTGAGACTGTGGTCCCTGGGAACCGGCTGGTCAGCTGTGAGAAGTGTCGCCACG CTTATCACCAGGACTGCCACGTTCCCAGAGCTCCAGCccctggagagggagagggcccATCCTGGGTCTGCCGCCAGTGTGTCTTCGCCATCGCCACCAAG AGGGGGGGTGCACTGAAGAAGGGCCCTTACGCCCGggccatgctgggcatgaagctgTCACTGCCATATGGACTGAAGGGGCTCGACTGGGACGCTGGACATCTGAGCAACCGGCAGCAGAGCTACTGTTACTGTGGTGGTCCTGGGGA GTGGAACCTGAAAATGCTGCAGTGCCGGAGCTGCCTGCAGTGGTTCCATGAAGCCTGCACCCAGTGTCTGAGCAAGCCCCTCCTCTATGGGGACAG GTTCTATGAGTTTGAATgctgtgtgtgtcgggggggccCTGAGAAGGTCAGGAGGCTACAGCTTCGCTG GGTGGATGTGGCCCATCTTGTCCTCTATCACCTCAGCGTTTGCTGtaagaaaaaatactttgattTTGACCGTGAGATCCTCCCATTCACCTCTGAGAATTGGGACAGTTTGCTCCTCGGGGAG ctctcagATACCCCCAAGGGAGAACGTTCTTCCAAACTCCTCTCTGCTCTCAACAGCCACAAGGACCG TTTCATTTCAGGGAGGGAGATTAAGAAGAGGAAATGTTTGTTTGGTCTTCATGCTCGGATCCCTCCCCCTGTAGAGCCCCTTACTGGAGATGGAGCCCCCACCAG GCCTCAGTGTCTCCACCAACCCCCAGCCCTAACCAGAGTTACCAGGGCAGCAGCGGCTACAACTTCCGGCCCACAGACGCCCGCTGCCTGCCCAG TCCCATCCGGATGTTCGCTTCCTTCCACCCCTCTGCCAGCACCGCAGGGACCTCTGGGGATGGTGAACCCCCAGACAG GTCACCCCTGGAACTTCACATTGGTTTCCCCACAGACATCCCTAAAAGTGCCCCCCACTCGATGA
- the PHF1 gene encoding PHD finger protein 1 isoform X3 has product MAQPPRLSRSGAPPLWDPASPAPTSGPRPRLWEGQDVLARWTDGLLYLGTIKKVDSAREVCLVQFEDDSQFLVLWKDISPAALPGEELLCCVCRSETVVPGNRLVSCEKCRHAYHQDCHVPRAPAPGEGEGPSWVCRQCVFAIATKRGGALKKGPYARAMLGMKLSLPYGLKGLDWDAGHLSNRQQSYCYCGGPGEWNLKMLQCRSCLQWFHEACTQCLSKPLLYGDRFYEFECCVCRGGPEKVRRLQLRWVDVAHLVLYHLSVCCKKKYFDFDREILPFTSENWDSLLLGELSDTPKGERSSKLLSALNSHKDRFISGREIKKRKCLFGLHARIPPPVEPLTGDGAPTSFPSGQGPGGGVSRPLGKRRRPEPEPLRRRQKGKMEELGPPSAVRNQPEPQEQRERARLQRALQASVSPPTPSPNQSYQGSSGYNFRPTDARCLPSSPIRMFASFHPSASTAGTSGDGEPPDRSPLELHIGFPTDIPKSAPHSMTASSSSVPAPSPGLPRRSAPASPLCRSLSPGTGGGVRGGVGYLSRGDPVRVLARRVRPDGSVQYLVEWGGGGIF; this is encoded by the exons ATGGCACAGCCCCCCCGGCTGAGCCGCTCTGGTGCCCCCCCACTTTGGGACCcagcctcccctgctcccacttcAGGCCCCAGGCCTCGACTTTGGGAGGGTCAAGATGTTTTGGCCAGATGGACGGATGGGCTGCTATACTTGGGGACCATCAAGAAG GTGGACAGTGCTCGGGAGGTGTGTCTGGTCCAGTTTGAGGACGATTCCCAGTTTCTGGTTCTATGGAAAGACATTAGCCCCG CTGCCCTCCCTGGGGAGGAACTCCTCTGCTGTGTCTGTCGCTCTGAGACTGTGGTCCCTGGGAACCGGCTGGTCAGCTGTGAGAAGTGTCGCCACG CTTATCACCAGGACTGCCACGTTCCCAGAGCTCCAGCccctggagagggagagggcccATCCTGGGTCTGCCGCCAGTGTGTCTTCGCCATCGCCACCAAG AGGGGGGGTGCACTGAAGAAGGGCCCTTACGCCCGggccatgctgggcatgaagctgTCACTGCCATATGGACTGAAGGGGCTCGACTGGGACGCTGGACATCTGAGCAACCGGCAGCAGAGCTACTGTTACTGTGGTGGTCCTGGGGA GTGGAACCTGAAAATGCTGCAGTGCCGGAGCTGCCTGCAGTGGTTCCATGAAGCCTGCACCCAGTGTCTGAGCAAGCCCCTCCTCTATGGGGACAG GTTCTATGAGTTTGAATgctgtgtgtgtcgggggggccCTGAGAAGGTCAGGAGGCTACAGCTTCGCTG GGTGGATGTGGCCCATCTTGTCCTCTATCACCTCAGCGTTTGCTGtaagaaaaaatactttgattTTGACCGTGAGATCCTCCCATTCACCTCTGAGAATTGGGACAGTTTGCTCCTCGGGGAG ctctcagATACCCCCAAGGGAGAACGTTCTTCCAAACTCCTCTCTGCTCTCAACAGCCACAAGGACCG TTTCATTTCAGGGAGGGAGATTAAGAAGAGGAAATGTTTGTTTGGTCTTCATGCTCGGATCCCTCCCCCTGTAGAGCCCCTTACTGGAGATGGAGCCCCCACCAG CTTCCCTTcagggcagggccctgggggaggggtcTCACGTCCCCTGGGGAAGCGCCGGAGGCCGGAGCCAGAGCCcctgaggaggaggcagaaggggaaAATGGAGGAGCTGGGGCCACCCTCAGCAGTGCGCAATCAGCCCGAGCCCCAGGAGCAAAGGGAGCGGGCTCGTCTGCAGAGGGCACTGCAG GCCTCAGTGTCTCCACCAACCCCCAGCCCTAACCAGAGTTACCAGGGCAGCAGCGGCTACAACTTCCGGCCCACAGACGCCCGCTGCCTGCCCAG cagTCCCATCCGGATGTTCGCTTCCTTCCACCCCTCTGCCAGCACCGCAGGGACCTCTGGGGATGGTGAACCCCCAGACAG GTCACCCCTGGAACTTCACATTGGTTTCCCCACAGACATCCCTAAAAGTGCCCCCCACTCGATGACTGCCTCATCTTCCTCagtcccagccccctccccaggtctTCCTAGACGCTCAGCACCCGCTTCTCCCCTGTGCCGTAGTTTGTCTCCTGGGACTGGGGGAGGAGTCCGAGGTGGGGTTGGCTACCTGTCCCGAGGGGACCCTGTCCGGGTCCTTGCTCGGAGAGTACGGCCTGATGGTTCTGTGCAGTACCTGGttgagtggggaggtgggggcatcTTCTGA